A genomic segment from Prochlorothrix hollandica PCC 9006 = CALU 1027 encodes:
- a CDS encoding Npun_F0494 family protein, with protein sequence MPSEPPAVGIPYSPKTLQRASLALRCSRFCLPLFQAMQQRSVPLGSVVAPQGMNQGYTRRGLTEAAAEWDFKWLIQVGILRREVDGQGITDSFRLTPLGHRLLEQWQGPESFATPTMGDRLYNALNRWLRLTL encoded by the coding sequence ATGCCCTCCGAACCCCCAGCCGTTGGCATTCCCTATTCCCCCAAAACCCTCCAACGGGCGAGTCTGGCCCTCCGGTGTTCCCGTTTCTGTCTGCCCCTCTTTCAAGCCATGCAACAGCGCAGTGTCCCCCTGGGATCCGTGGTTGCACCCCAGGGCATGAACCAGGGCTATACCCGCCGTGGCCTCACGGAAGCCGCCGCAGAATGGGATTTCAAGTGGCTGATTCAGGTGGGGATTTTACGGCGGGAAGTGGACGGCCAAGGCATTACCGACAGCTTTCGCCTCACCCCCCTCGGCCATCGTTTGCTGGAACAATGGCAAGGTCCAGAGTCCTTCGCCACCCCCACCATGGGCGATCGCCTTTATAATGCACTGAACCGCTGGCTACGGTTGACCCTGTAG
- the cobQ gene encoding cobyric acid synthase CobQ, producing the protein MRALMVVGTTSHAGKSLLTTAICRILMRQGWRVTPFKGQNMALNSYVTASGGEIGYAQAVQAWAAGITPRIEMNPILLKPQGNMTSQVILEGRAIGTTTAENYYETFFQRGWQAITDSLRHLEDDFDVVVCEGAGSPAEINLKHRDLTNMRIAKHLNAPTLLVVDIDRGGAFAHVVGTLELLEPDERALIKGIVINKFRGRKSILDPGLTWLEERTGIPVLGVIPWINQVFPSEDSLDLLERRGHRKHADLTLAVVRLPHISNFTDFDPLESEPCVRVRYVELGEALNYPDAVILPGSKTTIADLLAIQNTGLAQEICTYAAAGGTVMGICGGFQMLGQSIIDTEGVEGHEGRFPGLDLLPLRTYFGEHKVTRQRQVTSKYPQDGLPIHGYELHQGYSKVLSETSPSAMALFDESSLGLVSTNQAIWGTYLHGIFDNGPWRRAWLNRLRQQRGLKALPTGIANYRTERDAMLDHLADVVTEHLDLSPILNQF; encoded by the coding sequence ATGCGTGCTCTGATGGTGGTAGGTACCACCTCCCATGCCGGAAAAAGCCTGCTGACCACTGCCATTTGCCGCATTTTAATGCGTCAGGGTTGGCGAGTAACCCCGTTTAAGGGGCAGAACATGGCCTTGAACTCCTACGTCACTGCCAGCGGGGGGGAAATTGGCTATGCCCAGGCGGTGCAGGCATGGGCAGCAGGGATAACCCCCCGCATTGAAATGAATCCCATTTTACTCAAGCCCCAGGGCAACATGACCTCCCAGGTGATTTTAGAGGGACGGGCGATCGGCACCACCACCGCCGAGAATTATTATGAAACCTTTTTCCAGCGGGGCTGGCAAGCGATCACCGACTCCTTACGGCACCTAGAAGATGATTTTGATGTAGTGGTCTGTGAAGGAGCCGGGAGTCCCGCTGAGATTAACCTCAAACACCGCGATCTAACCAATATGCGGATCGCCAAGCACCTCAACGCTCCCACATTGCTGGTGGTGGATATCGATCGCGGGGGAGCCTTTGCCCATGTGGTGGGTACCCTGGAACTCCTGGAACCCGATGAACGGGCCTTAATTAAAGGCATTGTGATCAATAAATTTCGGGGTCGCAAATCGATCCTCGATCCGGGCCTAACCTGGCTGGAAGAACGCACCGGCATCCCTGTGCTGGGGGTTATTCCGTGGATTAATCAGGTCTTTCCCTCGGAGGATTCCCTAGACTTGCTAGAGCGGCGGGGTCATCGGAAACACGCGGATTTAACCCTGGCCGTGGTGCGCCTGCCCCATATTTCCAACTTCACCGACTTCGATCCCCTAGAGTCGGAACCCTGTGTGCGGGTGCGCTATGTGGAACTGGGGGAAGCCCTCAACTATCCCGACGCGGTGATCTTGCCGGGATCAAAAACGACGATCGCCGATCTATTAGCCATCCAGAACACCGGACTGGCCCAGGAAATTTGCACCTATGCCGCCGCCGGCGGCACCGTGATGGGGATTTGCGGCGGATTCCAAATGTTAGGCCAGAGCATCATCGATACCGAAGGCGTTGAAGGCCATGAAGGCCGGTTCCCCGGCTTAGATCTGCTGCCGTTACGCACCTACTTTGGGGAACATAAGGTGACCCGCCAACGCCAGGTAACCTCTAAATATCCCCAGGATGGTCTGCCGATCCACGGCTATGAATTGCACCAAGGCTATAGTAAGGTGCTGTCTGAAACCAGCCCTAGCGCCATGGCTCTCTTTGACGAGTCTAGCCTGGGTCTCGTCAGCACCAATCAAGCCATCTGGGGAACTTACCTCCACGGCATTTTTGATAATGGCCCTTGGCGGCGGGCATGGCTCAACCGCCTCCGCCAACAGCGGGGACTCAAAGCATTGCCCACAGGCATCGCTAACTACCGCACCGAACGGGACGCTATGTTAGATCACTTAGCAGACGTGGTGACCGAACATCTGGACTTGTCGCCAATCCTGAACCAGTTTTAG
- a CDS encoding GNAT family N-acetyltransferase, which translates to MHCDFQTPSVSWSTPQSHYQIKRAKFQDLQDLADLLTTCFHHQLQRQWFYPLLRLGVCEDLRQRLKSSGPHHTCWTAWELYSPLLSPGLPRPPASRLVGTVEVDVRHPWPWSAEGFWRSQNPKQPVAYAYVSNLAVCQDARRRGIAKHLLQAGEQTARRWGFPRVYLHVLENNQQARQLYQEAGYYLVRIDAGWETYILGRPRQFLLGKTLKSPPVESSVGA; encoded by the coding sequence ATGCACTGCGATTTTCAAACCCCTTCCGTCTCCTGGTCCACGCCCCAGTCCCACTATCAAATTAAGCGGGCTAAGTTTCAAGATCTCCAAGACCTCGCCGATCTGCTCACCACCTGCTTTCACCATCAACTCCAACGCCAATGGTTCTATCCACTGCTGCGTCTAGGGGTTTGCGAAGATTTACGCCAGCGACTCAAATCTAGCGGTCCCCACCACACCTGCTGGACAGCTTGGGAACTGTACAGTCCCCTCCTCTCCCCTGGCCTACCCCGGCCCCCGGCCTCCCGGTTGGTGGGCACCGTCGAGGTGGATGTGCGCCACCCCTGGCCCTGGTCAGCGGAGGGGTTCTGGCGATCGCAAAACCCCAAGCAACCGGTGGCCTATGCCTATGTGTCCAATTTGGCCGTGTGTCAAGACGCTCGCCGCCGGGGCATCGCCAAACATCTGCTCCAAGCCGGAGAACAAACCGCCCGCCGTTGGGGTTTCCCTCGGGTTTATTTACATGTGTTGGAAAATAATCAACAGGCGCGGCAGCTTTACCAGGAAGCAGGATACTACTTGGTTCGCATTGATGCGGGTTGGGAAACCTACATCCTAGGCCGACCGCGCCAGTTTCTCTTGGGCAAAACCCTTAAATCGCCGCCGGTTGAGTCCAGCGTTGGCGCATGA
- the rlmB gene encoding 23S rRNA (guanosine(2251)-2'-O)-methyltransferase RlmB has protein sequence MVPRRQRRSFTRVQLPKGRPAKGKSGKFKSSPMKSDHSSADSDRSPKIKPQYGSPKGSPRSVQGGGDRNWDRDQDRYGDRDRSQGKGRYDRQGSSDRPQRSKGSDSGYDRRPSIQKGDHSAASPNRRDGFRSDFSRDDSAHGDREGARPQRFQGQDRPKPRSQQGGYRDDYRRDQRDDRPGGYRGDRTHQHRDDRGNDRGNDRGNDRPGGYRDSYRRDQRDGQRDGQRDGQRDGQRGGGYRGNRPSPQRDSYRSDQQDESRGGRPAYGPKGDRDRPQDSYQGKSESRSYGSDRPSNGRSGGSKFGPSKFKSDRPSPGRFGDSKFGADKFGAGKFGAGKFGAGKFGAGKFTSDRPESGRFGADSSRTDAPGDETPDTLQEERSDLIYGRHPVLAALDGNQSINRVWVSSRLRYDPQFFELLNEAKAGGTIVDEVEMTRLNQLSPGTTHQGIVAQVAPYDYWELESLIESAQQDNDRPIILATDGITDPHNLGAIIRSAEALGAQGLVIPQRRSAGVTSTVMKVAAGALSNFRVSRVVNLNRALETLKTKGFWIYGTDAEASQTAHQIQFDGPIVLVIGSEGEGLSLLTQKHCDMLVSIPLQGKSSSLNASVASGLVLYEVMRQRWTQPAAI, from the coding sequence ATGGTTCCCCGTCGCCAGCGCCGTTCGTTCACCCGTGTTCAACTCCCCAAGGGCAGGCCCGCCAAGGGTAAGTCCGGTAAATTTAAGTCCTCCCCCATGAAATCTGACCATTCCTCCGCTGATTCCGATCGATCCCCCAAGATTAAGCCTCAATACGGTTCCCCCAAGGGATCCCCTAGAAGTGTCCAGGGTGGGGGCGATCGTAACTGGGATCGGGATCAAGACCGCTATGGAGATCGCGATCGTTCCCAGGGTAAGGGCCGCTACGATCGCCAGGGTTCCTCCGATCGTCCCCAACGGTCTAAGGGTTCCGACTCCGGTTACGATCGTCGCCCCTCCATCCAGAAGGGGGATCATTCCGCTGCTTCCCCTAACCGCCGCGATGGGTTCCGTTCTGATTTTTCCCGTGATGACTCTGCCCACGGCGATCGGGAGGGTGCGCGTCCCCAGCGTTTCCAGGGCCAGGATCGCCCGAAACCCCGATCGCAACAGGGGGGCTACCGGGACGACTACCGCCGCGATCAGCGGGACGATCGCCCAGGGGGCTACCGGGGAGACAGAACCCATCAGCATCGGGACGATCGCGGCAACGATCGCGGTAACGATCGCGGTAACGATCGTCCGGGGGGCTATCGGGACAGTTACCGCCGTGACCAACGGGACGGTCAGCGGGACGGTCAGCGGGACGGTCAGCGGGACGGTCAGCGGGGGGGCGGCTATCGGGGCAACCGACCCAGCCCCCAGCGGGACAGCTATCGCAGCGATCAGCAGGATGAGAGTCGGGGGGGACGGCCTGCCTATGGGCCAAAGGGTGACCGCGATCGCCCCCAGGATTCCTATCAGGGTAAGTCCGAGTCCCGATCCTATGGATCCGACCGACCCAGCAACGGGCGATCGGGGGGCAGTAAATTTGGTCCCAGTAAATTTAAGTCCGATCGGCCCAGCCCAGGGCGCTTTGGGGACAGTAAATTTGGTGCCGATAAATTTGGTGCTGGTAAGTTTGGTGCTGGTAAGTTTGGTGCTGGTAAGTTTGGTGCTGGTAAATTTACGTCCGATCGCCCCGAATCAGGGCGTTTTGGGGCTGACTCCTCCAGAACCGATGCCCCAGGGGACGAGACCCCTGACACCCTTCAGGAAGAACGCAGCGATCTCATTTATGGGCGGCACCCTGTCCTGGCAGCCCTAGACGGTAACCAGTCCATTAACCGGGTTTGGGTTTCCTCCCGTCTGCGCTACGATCCCCAATTTTTTGAGCTTCTCAATGAAGCCAAAGCCGGGGGCACCATCGTCGATGAGGTGGAAATGACTCGGCTGAACCAACTTAGCCCCGGCACCACCCACCAAGGCATCGTGGCCCAAGTGGCTCCCTATGACTACTGGGAACTGGAAAGCCTGATTGAGTCCGCCCAACAGGACAACGATCGCCCCATCATTTTGGCCACGGACGGCATCACCGATCCCCATAACCTGGGGGCCATTATCCGGTCTGCTGAAGCCCTGGGTGCCCAAGGCTTGGTCATTCCCCAGCGCCGCTCCGCCGGGGTCACCTCGACGGTGATGAAAGTGGCCGCCGGTGCCCTCAGTAACTTCCGCGTGAGCCGGGTGGTGAACTTAAACCGAGCCTTGGAAACCCTCAAAACCAAGGGATTCTGGATCTATGGCACCGATGCAGAAGCCTCCCAAACCGCCCACCAGATCCAATTTGACGGTCCCATTGTGTTGGTCATTGGTTCTGAAGGGGAAGGCTTAAGTCTATTGACCCAAAAACACTGCGATATGCTGGTTTCCATTCCCCTTCAGGGTAAATCCTCCAGCCTCAATGCCTCCGTGGCCTCCGGCTTGGTGCTCTATGAGGTCATGCGCCAACGCTGGACTCAACCGGCGGCGATTTAA
- a CDS encoding Mini-ribonuclease 3, with the protein MDGGQPLLSPQEAQHLSPVLLAYVGDAIYELYVRLHYLLPPQRIQAYHRQVVGQVRAEQQSLHLQTLRQHLTEAESAIVRRGRNAATSAPKRVKVSVYQQATALEALVGYLYLTDPARLKVLWQYLVFCDSP; encoded by the coding sequence ATGGATGGTGGCCAGCCGTTGCTTTCCCCCCAGGAAGCCCAGCACCTGTCCCCCGTCCTCCTAGCTTATGTGGGTGATGCCATTTATGAACTTTATGTTCGTCTCCATTACTTGCTCCCCCCTCAACGGATTCAGGCTTATCATCGTCAGGTTGTGGGGCAGGTGCGGGCTGAGCAACAATCCCTTCACCTTCAAACGTTGCGGCAGCACCTCACGGAGGCTGAGTCGGCCATTGTGCGCCGGGGGCGTAATGCTGCTACATCCGCTCCCAAGCGGGTTAAGGTCAGTGTTTATCAGCAAGCTACAGCCCTAGAAGCTTTGGTGGGTTATCTCTATTTAACAGATCCAGCTCGGTTAAAGGTTCTCTGGCAGTACCTTGTTTTTTGTGACTCCCCTTAG
- a CDS encoding STAS domain-containing protein yields MPDPLTLTVSLRGTREVRGNCQLFRLTGLLDAFSEPTVRKVLGKYIEDSHKNIILDLSHIDFIDSSGLGALVQLAKQAQDAKGSLQIVTNPRVTQTVKLVRLEKFLALQTSVDAALENVSAR; encoded by the coding sequence ATTCCTGATCCGCTAACCCTAACGGTAAGTTTAAGAGGCACCCGCGAAGTTAGGGGAAACTGTCAATTATTTCGCCTCACGGGGCTATTAGATGCCTTTTCAGAGCCTACTGTCCGTAAGGTTCTGGGGAAGTACATTGAAGATAGCCACAAAAACATCATTCTCGATCTTTCCCACATTGACTTTATTGATAGTTCTGGACTAGGTGCCTTAGTTCAACTTGCCAAACAGGCTCAGGATGCTAAAGGTTCCCTCCAAATCGTCACCAATCCCAGGGTGACCCAAACCGTGAAGTTAGTGCGCCTGGAGAAGTTTTTAGCGCTTCAGACCTCCGTAGATGCGGCCCTCGAAAATGTCTCTGCCAGATGA
- the carA gene encoding glutamine-hydrolyzing carbamoyl-phosphate synthase small subunit, which yields MARTDKKLALLVLADGTVYRGKAFGAEGTTIGEVVFNTGMTGYQEVLTDPSYCGQIVTFTYPELGNTGVNSDDEESQHPQVKGAIARNVTDRPSNWRSTQSLSDYLKEHQIPGIYGIDTRALTRKLRSIGVVNGAISTEITDPVELLARVQEAPSMQGLNLAQTVTTPDTYAWSEGTLDGWEFHTADRPPIDPPLRVVALDFGVKRNILRRLTSYGCQVTVVPANTPAADILAHNPEGIFLSNGPGDPAAVTEAIATTKALLQSQKPMFGICLGHQILGLSLGAETFKLKFGHRGLNHPCGLQQQVEITSQNHGFAIGADSLGDDVEVTHLNLNDRTVAGLRHKTLPIFSVQYHPEASPGPHDSDYLFEQFVQAMVDRRPEA from the coding sequence ATGGCGCGGACGGATAAAAAACTTGCTTTACTCGTACTGGCTGATGGCACAGTGTATCGCGGTAAAGCCTTTGGGGCGGAGGGTACGACCATCGGCGAAGTGGTGTTTAACACCGGTATGACGGGCTACCAAGAAGTGCTCACCGATCCGAGCTACTGTGGCCAAATCGTCACCTTTACCTATCCTGAGCTGGGCAATACGGGGGTGAACTCCGATGATGAAGAATCTCAACATCCCCAGGTCAAGGGGGCCATTGCCCGCAATGTGACCGATCGCCCCAGCAACTGGCGATCGACCCAATCCCTCTCGGACTACCTCAAGGAACACCAGATCCCTGGCATTTACGGCATTGACACCCGCGCCTTGACCCGGAAGCTCCGTTCCATTGGTGTTGTCAACGGTGCCATTTCCACCGAAATCACCGATCCCGTTGAACTGTTGGCCCGGGTGCAGGAAGCTCCCTCCATGCAGGGGCTGAATCTTGCCCAAACCGTGACCACCCCAGACACCTATGCATGGTCTGAGGGCACCTTGGACGGTTGGGAATTCCACACCGCCGATCGCCCCCCCATCGATCCCCCCCTGCGGGTGGTGGCCCTAGACTTTGGGGTGAAGCGCAATATCCTGCGCCGTCTCACCAGCTATGGTTGTCAGGTGACTGTGGTACCCGCCAACACCCCCGCCGCCGACATTCTGGCCCATAACCCAGAGGGCATTTTTCTGTCCAACGGCCCTGGGGACCCCGCCGCTGTTACCGAAGCGATCGCAACCACCAAAGCCCTGCTCCAAAGCCAAAAGCCCATGTTTGGCATTTGCCTCGGCCATCAAATTTTGGGGTTATCCTTAGGGGCCGAAACCTTCAAGCTCAAATTTGGCCACCGGGGGTTGAACCATCCCTGTGGGTTGCAGCAACAGGTGGAAATCACCAGCCAGAACCATGGTTTTGCCATTGGTGCCGACTCCCTGGGGGATGATGTGGAGGTGACCCATCTCAACCTCAACGATCGCACCGTTGCCGGACTGCGCCATAAAACCCTGCCCATTTTCTCGGTGCAATACCACCCCGAAGCCAGCCCCGGTCCCCACGACTCCGACTATCTGTTTGAACAGTTTGTCCAAGCCATGGTCGATCGTCGCCCAGAGGCATGA
- the trpD gene encoding anthranilate phosphoribosyltransferase has translation MSQPVNLLPTPETWPLLLQQLLDRQSLSLEQATQLMTGWLQDGIPPVLSGAILAALQAKGVSASELVGMARVLQAQATQAQVPVKSRPLVDTCGTGGDGASTFNISTAVAFVTAAAGVAVAKHGNRSASGKVGSADVLEALGINLGASPDQIYGAVDAVGITFLFAPGWHPAMKAVVPLRKTLKVRTIFNLLGPLVNPLRPTGQVLGVSNSALVPILAEALNQLGLEQAMVIHGREGLDEAGLGSVTDLAQLAGGQVQQSVLDPQSLGLTAAPLAALVGGDVTENAAILQGVLQGKGTPAQQDVVILNSALALQVGQKVDSLAAGVALARSVISSGAPWDKVTDLVAFLQS, from the coding sequence ATGAGCCAACCCGTCAACCTTCTCCCCACCCCCGAAACCTGGCCCTTGTTGTTGCAGCAACTCCTCGATCGCCAGTCCCTGTCCCTGGAACAGGCCACGCAACTGATGACGGGCTGGCTCCAGGATGGGATTCCCCCTGTCTTGTCTGGAGCTATCTTAGCGGCTCTCCAAGCGAAAGGCGTGTCCGCTTCAGAATTGGTGGGCATGGCACGGGTCTTACAGGCCCAGGCGACCCAAGCCCAGGTTCCTGTTAAGAGTCGGCCCTTGGTGGATACCTGTGGGACCGGGGGGGATGGAGCTTCCACCTTCAATATTTCCACTGCGGTCGCCTTCGTGACTGCCGCCGCAGGGGTTGCCGTGGCCAAACATGGCAATCGATCGGCCTCTGGCAAAGTGGGATCTGCCGACGTACTGGAAGCCCTCGGCATTAATTTAGGGGCATCCCCCGACCAAATCTATGGGGCCGTGGATGCCGTGGGCATCACCTTCCTCTTCGCCCCAGGCTGGCACCCCGCCATGAAAGCGGTGGTTCCGCTGCGTAAAACCCTAAAGGTGCGCACCATTTTTAACCTACTGGGTCCCCTGGTCAACCCCCTCCGTCCCACGGGCCAAGTGTTGGGGGTGTCCAACTCGGCCCTGGTGCCCATCTTGGCGGAAGCACTGAACCAGTTGGGCCTAGAGCAAGCCATGGTGATCCATGGACGGGAGGGCTTAGACGAAGCGGGGCTAGGATCCGTGACGGATCTGGCGCAGTTGGCAGGGGGACAGGTGCAGCAATCGGTGCTGGATCCCCAGAGCCTAGGACTGACGGCGGCTCCCCTGGCAGCGTTGGTCGGGGGGGATGTGACCGAGAATGCGGCCATTCTCCAAGGGGTGCTCCAGGGCAAAGGGACTCCCGCCCAACAGGATGTAGTGATTCTCAATAGTGCCTTAGCGCTTCAGGTGGGCCAAAAAGTGGATTCCCTGGCAGCCGGGGTAGCCTTGGCGCGATCGGTGATCAGCAGTGGTGCCCCCTGGGATAAGGTGACGGATTTGGTGGCTTTCCTGCAATCCTAG